The Oryza glaberrima chromosome 5, OglaRS2, whole genome shotgun sequence DNA segment GCGCTCCGGTGAGTCATGCGGTGGTGGGGTTCGGAGAATAAAACTCCGAATCCCTTCGAATCTCTTGGCTACCGTGATTCGCGGCCTGCGCGGTCCAGACGAGCTGAACTGCGCCCTGATGCAGCGTAACGAGCGATGGCTAGTGACTAGAGTAGTGTGTCCACGTCCACCGACGTTGTTCAGGGATTTCGCACAACGCACATCGAACATTTTCAGGGACAAGGTGGCATCACCTTCACTCCTTCAGGCTCCAATGCTCCATGGGTGCAGCCATGCAACTCTAACCCTATACCACTATTCGGGAAATTCTGAATCTCTTCGGTAGTAATAAATTCTTTGATTAAAAAATGCGTAAGAAAGCTGCAGGTTATGCTTGTTTTGCTTATCCGTTAATTGACCTTTGGTTTGATCAGGGTCGCATCGTTGTTCTGAACTTCTGGTGCAGTTTGCCTGCATTGTTGCGCGCggttttattagttttttttttttgaggggcaAAGGGCAGGAACTCTGCCAATTTCATTTCAGGAGAAAAGAGATAGAGTTTATACAATCATTTTATTAGTTAATTAGTTTCGTTAATAAGAACAGTTCATGTCAGTTTGAGTAATCGTGGGATCAGATTTTAGTTGATGCTGTTTTCTGGCCAATATGCATTTGCTTCATGTTGCTGTTCCTATCTGCTTGCTCAAGGATGCTAAAGTTGATATATCGGAGAAATGTTTAGTAGCAGGCTTAAGCCATGCCAAATTCAATCGTTATTCGTTAGTACTACACAAGTAAATAACGACGTCAAAGAGGGAGGTACATGAAATTCCTTATCTACCTACAAAGTAAAAAACCAcatgagagagacaagtgtatGAATTCATATCTATCATACAAAGAGATCTAGGTTGCATTTCTTCATATAGATCCTGTCTCATCCTGGGTAGTTGTAACGCAAACTTTCCAACGAATCAAACCAGAGCACGGCTCGATCTGGCTGATGCATGTGTGATATCGAATCCCCGGAAACAAAGACGATCGTTTTCACTACTGTTCTATCTCTTCATCTAGTTTAATTAATGCCCTGTATATTCGATCGTGCATCCATGTATCAGTGGGCTCAGTTAAACAAAGCAGACGCAGGCATGCAGGAGATGAAAACGAGCAACGCACCCTCGTGCTGCCCGAAAGACAGTGTACTCTCCACACTGGCATGACTCATTTCTACGGGTGAAAACAGAGCGGATTCAGACGGATAAtggtcataccatatcctaaaccatattttttaagcggATTCAGAGTGGGTGCGGATAGGATATAGATGCGCATGAGGAGCGGATTATTTCGGATGTCGGAAATGGTGTGGAATCAGTTCGAAAAAAGATTAAATTTATCGGATGTTACATGTGTATACAATCAATACAATATTAAGTTAGCAATGCAAGaaacaataatacaataatcaATCATCATACTAATTATGTGCTTAAGTGTTAAACAATATGAATACATAatgtccataatataaaaatacagcTACGCAAGTATGCCATGAGAAGGTGAAAGCCTCAGACTAAGAAATCTATGCTAATTGATAAATTAGTACATTGGATGGACCAATTTATGTTATATGCAATAGATAGAGTGGTTACATGTGTTGATAAATTCGAATTATCCGGCAAACGGCCAATCGGATAATCCGATAGAAATGTCGGATAATCTGCATCCACCGGATTTTAGAGATACCATATCCTCATCCGCATCCATATTATACTATCCTCATCCGCATTCATATCCGCCGGATTTCCAAAAACTCATACCATATCCTCGTTTCGAACGGATTCGGAGTGGATCGGATCTATCCGATCGGTTTTCACTCCTACTCATTTCACACAAGATGAGGCCATCACCTTGCATAACCGATTTTACACAAGCTAGATGAGGCCATGATCTCCTCTATATAAGAGGCCATGCAGTCTGTGGCTTCATCACTCACCAGCTACGTACACTCAACCAACACACCACTGAAAAGCAAGATTTTGTTGAAGAAATAAGCATCTTGCCATGATCGCAGCAAGGGCTGCAAACCTGCAGGTGGCCATGAAGGCCCTGGCGCTGGCCGTGCTGGCCCTCGCCtacgccgcggcgacggcgcgcgccgaGCAGTGCGGCaggcaggccggcggcgcccggTGCCCCAACAGGCTCTGCTGCAGCAGGTGGGGGTGGTGCGGCCTCACCGACGACTACTGCAAGGGCGGCTGCCAGAGCCAGTGCCGCGTCtcccgcgacggcggcgacgacgacgtcgccgcggtGCTGCTCacggcgccgggcggcggccgcgccggcgtgGCGTCCGTCGTGACGTCGGACCAGTTCGAGCGCATGCTGCCCCACCGCGACGACGCGGCGTGCCCCGCCCGCGGGTTCTACGCCTACCGCGCCTtcgtcgccgcggccggcgcgtTCCCGGCCTTCGCCGCCACGGGCGACGCCGACACCCGCAAGCGTGAGGTCGCCGCGTTCCTGGCCCAGACTTCCCACGCGACCTCTGGTAACGTAGTAACGTTTACTTGTCACGTTGGAACTCACGTATACGTACACATGTCTTATGCACGAGTGCGCATGTGTCCCTGCAGGTGGGCCCTACTCGTGGGGCTACTGCTACAAGGAGGTGAAGGGCGCGACGTCAGACTTCTGCGTGCCGAAC contains these protein-coding regions:
- the LOC127774591 gene encoding chitinase 7 codes for the protein MIAARAANLQVAMKALALAVLALAYAAATARAEQCGRQAGGARCPNRLCCSRWGWCGLTDDYCKGGCQSQCRVSRDGGDDDVAAVLLTAPGGGRAGVASVVTSDQFERMLPHRDDAACPARGFYAYRAFVAAAGAFPAFAATGDADTRKREVAAFLAQTSHATSGGPYSWGYCYKEVKGATSDFCVPNARWPCAPGKAYHARGPMQIAYNYNYGAAGEAIGADLLGNPELVATDPTVAFKTALWLWMTARSPSQPSPHAVVTGQWTPTPADSAAGRAPGYGLTTNILTGGLQCAGGNGGADRVAFYKRYCDVLGVGYGPNLDCFGQAPFDGDIMSASAAK